From a single Lactococcus carnosus genomic region:
- the rplC gene encoding 50S ribosomal protein L3 yields MTKGILGKKVGMTQIFTETGELIPVTVVEAAANVVLQVKTVATDGYEAVQVGFDDKREILSNKPAKGHVAKANTAPKRFIREFKNIEGLEVGAELTVEQFEAGDVVDITGTTKGKGFQGVIKRYGQSRGPMSHGSRYHRRPGSMGPVAPNRVFKNKRLAGRMGGNRVTVQNLVVVQVVPEKNVILVKGNIPGAKKSLITVKSAIKAK; encoded by the coding sequence ATGACAAAAGGAATCTTAGGGAAAAAAGTGGGAATGACCCAAATTTTCACCGAAACTGGCGAGTTAATCCCAGTAACTGTCGTTGAAGCTGCAGCAAACGTTGTACTTCAAGTCAAAACAGTCGCAACTGACGGCTACGAAGCTGTTCAAGTTGGTTTTGATGACAAACGTGAAATTTTGAGTAACAAACCTGCCAAAGGCCATGTTGCAAAAGCAAACACTGCTCCTAAGCGCTTCATTCGTGAATTCAAGAATATTGAAGGCTTGGAAGTGGGCGCTGAATTGACAGTAGAACAATTTGAAGCTGGAGATGTTGTTGACATCACTGGTACGACTAAAGGTAAAGGTTTCCAAGGCGTTATCAAACGTTACGGACAATCACGAGGACCAATGTCTCACGGTTCGCGTTACCACCGTCGTCCAGGGTCAATGGGTCCTGTTGCACCTAACCGTGTATTCAAAAATAAACGCCTTGCCGGCCGTATGGGTGGCAATCGTGTAACTGTACAAAACTTAGTTGTTGTACAAGTTGTCCCTGAAAAAAATGTAATCCTTGTTAAGGGTAACATCCCAGGCGCTAAAAAATCACTTATCACAGTTAAATCAGCTATTAAAGCTAAATAA
- the rplB gene encoding 50S ribosomal protein L2, producing the protein MGIKVYKPTTNGRRNMTSLDFAEITTNKPEKSLLVSLKSKAGRNNHGRITVRHQGGGHKRHYRVIDFKRNHDDVVAKVATIEYDPNRSANIALVVYTDGVKTYILAPKGLVVGQTIVSGPTADIKTGNALPLANIPVGTLIHNIELKPGKGGQLVRSAGASAQVLGQEGKYTLVRLQSGEVRMILSTSRATVGVVGNGEHSLVNIGKAGRNRWKGIRPTVRGSVMNPNDHPHGGGEGKQPVGRKSPSTPWGKPALGLKTRNKKARSSKLIVRRKNQK; encoded by the coding sequence GTGGGTATTAAAGTATACAAACCGACGACAAATGGTCGTCGTAACATGACAAGCCTTGACTTTGCTGAAATTACGACTAACAAACCTGAGAAATCATTGTTGGTATCGCTTAAAAGCAAAGCTGGCCGTAACAACCATGGCCGTATTACAGTACGTCACCAAGGTGGCGGACATAAACGTCATTACCGTGTGATTGACTTCAAACGTAACCACGATGATGTGGTTGCTAAAGTTGCAACAATCGAGTATGATCCAAACCGTTCAGCAAATATTGCTTTGGTTGTTTATACTGATGGTGTGAAAACATACATCCTTGCACCTAAAGGTCTTGTAGTTGGTCAAACAATCGTTTCTGGTCCAACTGCGGATATCAAAACTGGTAATGCTTTGCCACTTGCGAACATTCCAGTTGGTACTTTAATTCATAATATTGAATTAAAACCAGGTAAAGGTGGACAATTAGTACGTTCTGCTGGCGCTTCTGCGCAAGTACTTGGTCAAGAAGGTAAATATACACTTGTTCGTTTACAATCTGGCGAAGTTCGTATGATCTTGTCTACTTCACGTGCGACAGTTGGTGTTGTTGGTAATGGTGAACACAGTCTTGTGAACATCGGTAAAGCCGGCCGTAACCGTTGGAAGGGTATCCGTCCAACAGTCCGTGGTTCAGTAATGAACCCGAACGATCACCCACACGGTGGTGGTGAAGGTAAACAACCAGTTGGGCGTAAATCTCCATCTACACCTTGGGGTAAACCAGCACTTGGTCTTAAAACACGTAATAAGAAAGCTAGATCTAGCAAACTTATCGTTCGTCGTAAAAACCAAAAATAA
- a CDS encoding type Z 30S ribosomal protein S14, whose protein sequence is MAKKSMIAKNKRPAKFTTQAYTRCEKCGRPHSVYRKFQLCRICFRELAYKGQIPGVKKASW, encoded by the coding sequence TTGGCTAAAAAATCAATGATTGCAAAGAACAAGCGTCCAGCTAAGTTCACTACGCAAGCGTACACACGTTGTGAAAAATGTGGTCGTCCACATTCAGTATATCGTAAATTCCAACTTTGCCGTATTTGCTTCCGTGAATTGGCATATAAAGGGCAAATCCCAGGCGTTAAAAAAGCATCTTGGTGA
- the rplD gene encoding 50S ribosomal protein L4: MTNVSLFKQDGTQAGEITLNDAVFGIEPNESVVFDVILSQRASLRQGTHAVKNRSAVRGGGRKPWRQKGTGRARQGSIRSPQWRGGGVVFGPTPRSYGYKLPQKVRQLALKSVYSEKVVENKLVAVDALNFDAPKTAEFVKVLEALAIERKVLVIFENEGNKFAELSARNIPNVQVTTANSASVLDIANNDKILVTQAALSQIEEVLA; the protein is encoded by the coding sequence ATGACAAACGTATCATTATTTAAACAAGACGGAACGCAAGCTGGCGAGATCACATTAAACGATGCAGTATTTGGTATTGAACCAAATGAATCTGTAGTCTTTGATGTTATCCTTAGCCAACGTGCTAGCCTTCGTCAAGGTACTCACGCAGTTAAAAACCGTTCAGCTGTACGCGGTGGTGGTAGAAAACCATGGCGTCAAAAAGGAACTGGTCGTGCCCGTCAAGGGTCAATCCGCTCACCACAATGGCGTGGCGGTGGCGTAGTCTTCGGACCAACACCACGTTCTTACGGTTACAAATTGCCACAAAAAGTTCGTCAACTTGCACTTAAATCAGTTTACTCTGAAAAAGTTGTAGAAAACAAACTTGTGGCAGTTGATGCGCTCAACTTCGACGCACCAAAAACTGCAGAATTTGTAAAAGTTCTTGAAGCACTTGCAATCGAACGTAAAGTTCTTGTAATCTTCGAAAATGAAGGAAATAAATTCGCTGAATTGTCTGCACGTAACATTCCAAATGTTCAAGTAACAACTGCTAACTCAGCATCTGTACTTGATATCGCTAATAACGATAAAATTTTGGTGACACAAGCAGCTCTATCTCAAATAGAGGAGGTTCTTGCATAA
- the rpsH gene encoding 30S ribosomal protein S8, whose product MVMTDPIADFLTRIRNANMRKFDVVEAPASKIKRDIANILKAEGYVKDVEFIEDDKQGIIRVFLKYGKDGEKVITNLKRISKPGLRVYVKSGEVPKVLNGLGTAVISTSEGVVTDKSARAKNIGGEVLAYVW is encoded by the coding sequence ATGGTAATGACAGATCCGATCGCAGATTTCCTCACTCGTATTCGTAACGCTAACATGCGTAAATTCGATGTTGTTGAAGCTCCTGCATCAAAAATCAAACGCGATATTGCAAACATCCTTAAAGCTGAAGGATACGTTAAAGACGTTGAATTCATCGAAGATGACAAACAAGGTATCATCCGTGTTTTCCTTAAATACGGTAAAGATGGCGAAAAAGTTATCACTAACTTGAAACGTATCTCTAAACCTGGTTTGCGTGTTTACGTTAAATCTGGCGAAGTGCCAAAAGTCCTTAATGGCCTAGGTACTGCCGTGATTTCTACATCTGAAGGTGTTGTAACTGATAAATCAGCTCGCGCTAAAAACATTGGTGGAGAAGTCCTCGCTTACGTTTGGTAA
- the rplE gene encoding 50S ribosomal protein L5 encodes MTNRLKEKYTSEVIPALTEQFNYTSVMAVPKVDKIVLNMGVGDAVNNSKNLDKAVAELALISGQKPLITKAKKSIAGFRLREGVAIGAKVTLRGERMYEFLDKLVSVSLPRVRDFHGVSNKAFDGRGNYTLGVKEQLIFPEITYDNVDKVRGLDVVIVTTANTDEESRELLAKLGMPFAK; translated from the coding sequence ATGACTAATCGTTTGAAAGAAAAATACACTAGCGAAGTAATCCCAGCGTTGACTGAACAATTCAACTACACATCTGTTATGGCTGTGCCAAAAGTTGATAAAATCGTCCTCAACATGGGTGTTGGTGATGCTGTAAACAACTCGAAAAACCTTGATAAAGCTGTTGCTGAATTAGCCTTGATCTCTGGTCAAAAACCATTGATCACAAAAGCTAAGAAATCAATCGCTGGTTTCCGTTTACGTGAAGGCGTAGCAATCGGAGCGAAAGTAACACTCCGTGGCGAACGTATGTACGAATTTCTTGATAAATTGGTATCTGTCTCTCTTCCACGTGTCCGTGACTTCCATGGTGTCTCAAACAAAGCGTTTGATGGCCGTGGTAACTACACGCTAGGTGTGAAAGAACAGTTAATCTTCCCAGAAATTACGTATGATAACGTAGATAAAGTCCGTGGTTTGGATGTTGTTATCGTAACAACTGCTAACACTGACGAAGAATCACGTGAATTGCTTGCCAAATTAGGCATGCCTTTCGCTAAATAA
- the rpmD gene encoding 50S ribosomal protein L30 — translation MAQIKITLTKSPIGRLPAQRKTVTALGLGRLSSSVIKEESAGINGMVNKIAHLVTVEKV, via the coding sequence ATGGCTCAAATTAAAATTACTTTGACTAAGTCTCCAATCGGTCGCTTGCCAGCGCAACGCAAAACTGTTACCGCACTTGGCCTTGGCAGACTCTCAAGCTCAGTCATCAAAGAAGAATCAGCTGGTATCAATGGAATGGTTAATAAAATCGCTCACTTGGTAACTGTTGAAAAAGTTTAA
- the rpsC gene encoding 30S ribosomal protein S3, whose amino-acid sequence MGQKVHPIGMRVGIIRDWDAKWYAEKEYASYLHEDLAIRKLVQTKLADASVSTIETERAVNKVIVTLHTAKPGMVIGKSGASVDSLRAELNALTGKQVHINIVEIKKPDLDAHLVGEGIARQLEQRVAFRRAQKQAIQRTMRAGAKGIKTQVSGRLNGADIARAEGYSEGTVPLHTLRADIDYAWEEADTTYGKLGVKVWIYRGEILPTKKSVKGDK is encoded by the coding sequence GTGGGTCAAAAAGTACATCCTATTGGTATGCGTGTCGGAATCATTCGTGACTGGGACGCAAAATGGTATGCTGAAAAAGAATACGCAAGTTACCTCCATGAGGACCTTGCAATCCGTAAGCTTGTTCAAACTAAACTTGCTGATGCGTCAGTTTCAACTATTGAAACTGAACGTGCTGTAAATAAAGTAATCGTTACTTTACACACAGCTAAACCAGGTATGGTTATCGGTAAATCAGGCGCTAGTGTTGATTCACTTCGTGCTGAGTTAAACGCACTTACTGGTAAACAAGTTCATATCAACATCGTTGAAATCAAAAAACCTGACCTTGATGCTCACCTTGTAGGTGAAGGTATCGCGCGTCAACTTGAACAACGTGTTGCTTTCCGTCGTGCTCAAAAACAAGCAATCCAACGTACTATGCGTGCTGGTGCCAAAGGTATCAAAACACAAGTATCTGGTCGTTTGAATGGTGCCGATATCGCCCGTGCTGAAGGCTATTCAGAAGGAACTGTGCCATTGCACACACTCCGTGCTGATATCGACTACGCATGGGAAGAAGCAGATACAACTTATGGTAAACTAGGCGTTAAAGTTTGGATCTACCGTGGTGAAATCTTGCCTACTAAAAAATCAGTGAAAGGAGACAAATAA
- the mscL gene encoding large-conductance mechanosensitive channel protein MscL: MLKEFKVFILRGNVLDLAVGVIIGGAFTAIVKSLVDNLINPLIGIFVQDGALAKLTFKLGNATFAYGKFLNDVLNFLITAFVIFILIKTINNFFMTSKKEEEDVKDVIVTEEVETLREIRDLLKQK, encoded by the coding sequence ATGTTAAAAGAATTCAAAGTCTTTATTTTACGTGGTAACGTACTTGATTTAGCTGTTGGTGTCATTATTGGTGGTGCTTTCACAGCTATTGTTAAATCTTTGGTTGATAATTTGATCAATCCATTGATCGGTATTTTTGTTCAAGATGGTGCACTTGCTAAACTGACTTTCAAACTCGGCAACGCAACTTTTGCTTATGGCAAATTTTTAAATGATGTATTGAACTTTTTGATTACAGCATTTGTTATTTTTATTTTAATCAAAACGATTAATAACTTTTTCATGACTAGTAAAAAAGAAGAAGAAGATGTTAAAGATGTGATTGTAACTGAAGAAGTTGAAACATTAAGAGAGATCCGTGATTTATTGAAACAAAAATAA
- the rplR gene encoding 50S ribosomal protein L18, which yields MISKPDKNKTRQKRHRRVRGKISGTAERPRLNVFRSNTNIYAQVIDDIAGVTLASASSLKENGTKSEQSKAVGAAVAKAAVAAGVTEVIFDRGGYLYHGRVQALAEAARENGLKF from the coding sequence GTGATTTCTAAACCAGATAAAAATAAAACGCGTCAAAAACGCCATCGTCGCGTACGCGGTAAAATCTCTGGTACTGCAGAGCGCCCACGTTTGAATGTTTTTCGTTCTAACACAAACATCTATGCACAAGTAATTGATGACATAGCAGGTGTAACGCTCGCAAGTGCCTCATCGTTGAAAGAAAACGGCACTAAATCTGAGCAATCTAAAGCAGTTGGTGCTGCTGTAGCTAAAGCAGCTGTTGCTGCTGGTGTTACTGAAGTTATCTTCGACCGTGGTGGATACCTTTACCATGGACGTGTGCAAGCACTCGCTGAGGCTGCACGTGAAAATGGACTTAAATTCTAA
- the rpmC gene encoding 50S ribosomal protein L29, protein MKLNEVKSLLTELRGLSVEELATREQGLKKELFDLRFQAAAGQLENTVRLNEVKKTIARVKTVQREAK, encoded by the coding sequence ATGAAGCTTAATGAAGTAAAATCACTTTTGACAGAACTTCGTGGTCTTTCAGTTGAAGAACTCGCAACACGCGAACAAGGTTTGAAAAAAGAATTGTTCGATTTGCGTTTCCAAGCGGCTGCTGGTCAGCTTGAAAACACTGTCCGTCTCAACGAAGTTAAGAAAACTATTGCTCGCGTGAAAACTGTTCAACGCGAAGCGAAATAA
- the rplP gene encoding 50S ribosomal protein L16, with protein sequence MLVPKRVKHRREFRGKMRGEAKGGKEVAFGEFGLQATTSHWITNRQIEAARIAMTRHMKRGGKVWIKIFPHKSYTAKAIGVRMGSGKGAPEGWVSPVKRGKIMFEIAGVSEEVAREALRLASHKLPVKTKFVKRAEEETNEA encoded by the coding sequence ATGTTAGTACCTAAACGTGTGAAACACCGCCGCGAATTCCGTGGTAAAATGCGTGGGGAAGCTAAAGGCGGTAAAGAAGTCGCATTTGGCGAATTTGGTCTCCAAGCTACAACATCTCACTGGATTACAAACCGTCAAATCGAGGCAGCTCGTATTGCGATGACACGTCACATGAAACGTGGTGGTAAAGTTTGGATTAAAATTTTCCCTCATAAATCATATACTGCAAAAGCTATCGGGGTCCGTATGGGTTCTGGTAAAGGGGCACCTGAAGGTTGGGTATCTCCAGTAAAACGTGGTAAAATAATGTTTGAAATCGCTGGCGTTTCTGAAGAAGTCGCTCGTGAAGCATTACGTCTTGCATCCCATAAACTTCCTGTTAAAACTAAGTTTGTAAAACGTGCTGAGGAGGAAACAAATGAAGCTTAA
- the rpsJ gene encoding 30S ribosomal protein S10, whose amino-acid sequence MANKKIRIRLKAYEHGILDQAAEKIVETAKRTDASVAGPIPLPTDRSVYTIIRATHKYKDSREQFEMRTHKRLIDIINPTQKTVDGLMKLDLPSGVNIEIKL is encoded by the coding sequence ATGGCAAACAAAAAAATTCGCATTCGTTTGAAAGCATATGAACATGGTATTCTTGATCAAGCGGCTGAAAAAATCGTAGAAACTGCGAAACGTACTGACGCATCTGTAGCAGGTCCAATCCCGCTTCCGACTGACCGTTCAGTATATACAATCATCCGTGCGACGCACAAATACAAAGATTCACGTGAACAATTTGAAATGCGCACACACAAACGTTTGATCGATATCATTAACCCAACACAAAAAACTGTTGACGGTTTGATGAAACTCGACTTACCAAGTGGTGTTAACATCGAAATCAAACTATAA
- the rplF gene encoding 50S ribosomal protein L6, translating into MSRIGNKVITIPAGVEVKLDGNTATVKGPKGELTRTFSKHIDIKIEGSEITLHRPNDTKEMKTIHGTTRANFNNMVVGVSEGFKKELEMRGVGYRAQLAGNKLTLSVGKSHPDEVVAPDGITFEVPSNTQINVSGSNKEVVGEVAAYIRGMRPPEPYKGKGIRYVGEFVRRKEGKTGK; encoded by the coding sequence ATGTCACGTATTGGTAATAAAGTAATTACTATCCCTGCTGGCGTTGAGGTTAAACTTGACGGCAATACAGCGACAGTAAAAGGCCCTAAAGGTGAGCTTACACGCACATTCTCTAAACACATTGATATCAAAATTGAAGGATCTGAAATCACTTTGCATCGTCCAAACGATACAAAAGAAATGAAGACAATTCATGGTACAACTCGTGCTAACTTCAATAATATGGTTGTAGGTGTATCTGAAGGGTTCAAAAAAGAACTTGAAATGCGCGGTGTTGGTTACCGTGCGCAACTTGCTGGAAACAAATTAACACTTTCAGTAGGTAAATCACATCCTGATGAAGTTGTTGCACCTGATGGCATTACTTTTGAAGTGCCATCAAACACACAAATCAACGTTTCTGGTTCTAATAAAGAAGTCGTTGGTGAAGTTGCAGCCTACATCCGTGGTATGCGCCCACCAGAACCTTATAAAGGTAAAGGTATTCGTTACGTTGGAGAATTTGTACGACGTAAAGAAGGTAAAACAGGTAAATAA
- the rpsS gene encoding 30S ribosomal protein S19, producing the protein MGRSLKKGPFVDDHLMKKVVAQEGNEKKTVIKTWSRRSTIFPNFIGYTIAVYDGRKHVPVYIQEDMVGHKLGEFAPTRTYRGHAADDKKTRR; encoded by the coding sequence ATGGGACGCAGTCTTAAAAAAGGCCCTTTCGTCGATGATCATTTGATGAAAAAGGTTGTTGCTCAAGAAGGCAACGAAAAGAAAACAGTTATTAAAACTTGGTCACGTCGTTCTACGATTTTCCCTAACTTCATCGGTTACACGATTGCAGTTTATGATGGTCGTAAACATGTACCAGTTTATATTCAAGAAGACATGGTAGGACACAAATTGGGCGAATTCGCACCAACACGTACTTACCGTGGCCACGCAGCAGACGATAAAAAAACACGTCGTTAA
- the rplX gene encoding 50S ribosomal protein L24 has translation MFVKTGDTVKIIAGKSRGVTGKVIKALPKANKVVVEGANIIKKHQKPNNENPNGAILELEAPIHVSNVQVLDKNGVAGRVGYKVEGDKKVRYNKKSGEILD, from the coding sequence ATGTTTGTAAAAACAGGTGATACTGTCAAAATCATCGCTGGTAAAAGCCGCGGTGTAACAGGTAAAGTGATTAAAGCTTTGCCAAAAGCTAACAAAGTTGTAGTTGAAGGTGCTAACATTATCAAAAAACACCAAAAACCTAACAACGAAAATCCAAACGGTGCGATTCTTGAACTTGAAGCGCCTATCCATGTATCAAATGTACAAGTACTTGATAAAAATGGTGTTGCAGGCCGTGTTGGATACAAAGTTGAAGGCGACAAAAAAGTTCGCTACAACAAAAAATCTGGCGAAATCCTAGATTAA
- a CDS encoding 50S ribosomal protein L23 yields MSLYDVIKKPIITESSMLAMDEKKYTFEVDGRAHKLLIKQAVEAAFEGVKVASVNTVNVKPKAKRVGKYTGYTNKVKKAIVTLTADSKNIEIFGE; encoded by the coding sequence ATGTCATTGTACGACGTAATCAAAAAACCAATCATCACTGAAAGCTCTATGCTTGCAATGGATGAAAAAAAATACACATTTGAAGTTGATGGCCGCGCGCATAAACTTCTTATCAAACAAGCTGTTGAAGCTGCGTTTGAAGGTGTAAAAGTTGCTTCTGTAAATACTGTAAATGTTAAACCTAAAGCTAAACGCGTAGGTAAATATACAGGATATACAAACAAAGTGAAAAAAGCTATCGTGACCCTGACGGCTGATTCTAAAAACATTGAAATTTTCGGGGAATAA
- the rpsQ gene encoding 30S ribosomal protein S17 — MERNQRKVYQGRVVSDKMDKTITVVIETKRNHPVYGKRINYSKKLKAHDENNSAKMGDIVRVMETRPLSKDKRFRLVEIVEEAVII; from the coding sequence ATGGAACGTAATCAACGTAAAGTTTATCAAGGCCGCGTGGTTTCTGACAAAATGGATAAAACCATTACTGTTGTCATCGAAACAAAACGTAACCACCCTGTCTATGGTAAACGTATTAACTACTCTAAAAAATTGAAAGCTCACGACGAAAATAACTCAGCTAAAATGGGTGATATTGTTCGCGTGATGGAAACTCGTCCTTTATCAAAAGACAAACGTTTCCGTCTTGTCGAAATCGTTGAAGAAGCAGTCATCATCTAA
- the rplV gene encoding 50S ribosomal protein L22 — translation MAEITSAKATARTVRVSPRKSRLVIDLIRGKNVADAIATLKFTPTKAANEIENVLNSAIANAENNFGLEKANLFVSEAYINEGPTMKRFRPRAKGSASPINKRTSHITVVVTEK, via the coding sequence ATGGCAGAAATTACTTCAGCTAAAGCTACTGCTCGTACAGTCCGCGTTTCACCTCGTAAATCACGTCTTGTAATCGACTTGATTCGTGGGAAAAACGTTGCAGATGCTATCGCAACACTTAAATTCACACCAACTAAAGCAGCAAATGAGATTGAAAATGTATTAAACTCTGCAATCGCAAATGCTGAAAACAACTTTGGTCTTGAAAAAGCAAACCTTTTCGTTTCTGAAGCCTACATTAATGAAGGCCCAACTATGAAACGTTTTCGCCCACGTGCGAAGGGTTCAGCTTCACCAATTAATAAACGCACAAGCCACATCACTGTGGTTGTGACAGAAAAATAA
- the rpsE gene encoding 30S ribosomal protein S5 yields the protein MARNEEVKEFEERVVGINRVTKVVKGGRRMRFAALVVVGDRNGRVGFGTGKAQEVPEAIRKAIESAKKNLITVPMVGTTVPHQVLGEFGGGKILIKPAVEGAGVAAGGAVRAVLELAGVADVTSKSLGSNTPINVVRATVDGLKQLKRAEDVAALRGISVADLA from the coding sequence ATGGCTAGAAACGAAGAAGTAAAAGAATTCGAAGAACGCGTAGTTGGCATCAACCGTGTAACTAAAGTTGTAAAAGGCGGACGTCGCATGCGTTTTGCAGCGCTTGTTGTAGTTGGTGACCGTAATGGTCGCGTTGGATTTGGGACTGGTAAAGCACAAGAAGTACCAGAAGCAATCCGTAAAGCTATCGAGTCAGCTAAGAAAAACTTGATTACTGTACCTATGGTTGGTACAACAGTACCGCATCAAGTTCTTGGAGAATTTGGCGGCGGTAAGATCTTGATCAAACCTGCTGTTGAAGGAGCTGGAGTTGCAGCTGGTGGCGCTGTACGTGCCGTCCTCGAACTTGCTGGCGTAGCTGATGTTACATCAAAATCACTTGGTTCAAACACACCAATCAACGTTGTTCGCGCAACTGTTGATGGGTTGAAACAATTGAAACGTGCTGAAGATGTTGCTGCATTACGTGGCATCTCTGTAGCAGATTTAGCGTAA
- the rplN gene encoding 50S ribosomal protein L14, with product MIQSESRLKVADNSGAKEILAIKVLGGSGRKFAGIGDVIVASVKSAAPGGVVKKGEVVKAVIVRTKSGARRTDGSYIKFDENAAVIIKDDKTPRGTRIFGPVARELREGNFMKIVSLAPEVL from the coding sequence GTGATTCAATCAGAATCTCGTTTGAAAGTTGCTGATAACAGCGGTGCCAAAGAAATTCTTGCAATCAAAGTCCTAGGTGGCTCTGGTCGTAAATTTGCTGGTATCGGTGATGTTATTGTTGCATCTGTAAAATCTGCAGCTCCTGGCGGAGTTGTAAAAAAAGGTGAAGTTGTCAAAGCGGTTATCGTGCGTACTAAATCAGGTGCACGTCGTACTGACGGTTCATACATCAAGTTTGACGAAAACGCTGCTGTTATCATTAAAGATGACAAAACGCCTCGTGGAACACGTATCTTTGGCCCAGTGGCCCGCGAATTACGTGAAGGTAACTTCATGAAAATCGTTTCATTGGCACCAGAAGTACTTTAA